The DNA segment GGTCGCAATCATTCAGCTATTCCACGaatgtttattgagcagctactacgTGTGAGGCCCTGTGCCAGGCCTTGGGGTTAAGAAGGCGATGGAGAAATGCACAGTCCTCGTCAGCCATCCGTCAGGTATGGAGACAGACAATACAAGAGTGAAAGGGCGGGTGCTGCTTGTGTGCTCGTTCGGTGCGGACCTGGTACCTCTTTTGTGAAGCGGCAGCTGAGGAGACTCCGGCGCTCGCCATGGCCGACGAAAAGCCCAAGGAAGGAGTCAAGACTGAGAACAACGATCATATTAATTTGAAGGTGGCGGGGCAGGATGGTTCTGTGGTGCAGTTTAAGATTAAGAGGCATACACCACTTAGTAAACTAATGAAAGCCTATTGTGAACGACAGGGTTTGTCAATGAGGCAGATCAGATTCCGATTTGACGGGCAGCCAATCAATGAAACAGACACACCTGCACAGTTGGAAATGGAGGATGAAGATACAATTGATGTGTTCCAGCAGCAGACAGGAGGTGTCTACTAAAAAGGGAACCTGCTACTTTACTCCAGAATTCTGTTCCTCCAGACCAAGAAGACATTCTCAATTAGAAAACCGCAATTTGGTTCCACCACATCCTGACTACTACAGTATAGTTTCtctattctttcattttccccttccccATTCCTTTATTGTACATAAAGTAACTGGTGTATGTGCACAagcatattgcattttttttttttaactaaatggcCAACGGTATGTTTTGATCGACATCAAATGGAGATGGAATGGGGAAAAATACTGGTTCTGTGAAGATACCCCCTTTTCTCCATTAGTGGCATGCTCATCCGCTCTTATCTTTATATTCCAGTAAGTTATTTTGCTCTCACtgtttaacaaaaaaagaacaacataaaAATTCTTGCATACCTTGTTCGATTGgagaattttaatgtttttcatttatcattGTAAAACCAAGGacaattttataacttttttgtaCGTAGCTGTTACATGTAGGGCAATCTGTCTTTAAGTAGGGATAAATTACTCTAAAAGAAATGAATCCTAGATAGTTTTCCCTTCAAGTCAAGCGTCTTGTTGTTTAAATAAACttcttgtttaaaatgaaaaaaaaaaaaaaaagtgaaagggcGAAACCAAATGATGGAGAAGCTGGTGAGATTCATGATGGGTGGGCTCCGTCTCTCTGAGAAAGTAACACGTGAGCCAAGAACTAACCAATGAGAAGGTCAACCGAACGAAGGCCCGGGTGAACCATTCCAGGCCGAGGGAACGAGAGCGTGAAGCCCAATGGGAACACGCTTGGCTTGGCTGAGGAACCAAGCAAAGGGCACGGTGGCAGGAGACCTGTGGGCGAGGtgaggcggggccggggcggggccagggCGGGGGCGGGAGCCACGCGCAGGCCCGTCGGAAGGAGAGGATGAGGCGGGGCTCCCGCGGTGGAGGCGATCGGCTCGGCCTGTGGAGGGACCAGCGGGGAGGCAGGAATTCAGGTGCATCCCCTGGAGAGGGCGCGGGCAGGACCTGCTGATGACTGGCGGGTGGCGGGGGGATGAGGAGTCGACGGTGCCACTGCGGATCGCGGCTTGAGCCTCTGGGTGGCTGGTGACAACGTGTCCTGAAATGGGACAGACCCAAGGAGACGGCGCCGGAGAGAAGAATTAAGAGTCCTTTGGGGTCTTTTCATATCCGAGATCCTCTTAGCCATCCGCATAGCGG comes from the Eubalaena glacialis isolate mEubGla1 chromosome 20, mEubGla1.1.hap2.+ XY, whole genome shotgun sequence genome and includes:
- the LOC133081217 gene encoding small ubiquitin-related modifier 2, whose translation is MADEKPKEGVKTENNDHINLKVAGQDGSVVQFKIKRHTPLSKLMKAYCERQGLSMRQIRFRFDGQPINETDTPAQLEMEDEDTIDVFQQQTGGVY